The Vitis vinifera cultivar Pinot Noir 40024 chromosome 8, ASM3070453v1 genome segment AACACTGACCTGTCCTGTTCGTTGCCAGGCTCACTTGTCTCCTTCTCAGCTGTCTGTGCCTTTTCCTTTCGGAACCTATCCGTTAccatatcaaaatcacaaaaGCACGCGCACATTAGTTTTTTACTGTAAAGAGTTTGCTAAAGTGGGCACAGTGCACAACACCTTTGTTGTGTGTTGGATAAACGCCACGACATGGTGTATCTCTACGCACGCCGCGCCATTTAGACTGGGCCCTCCATGAAAACTCATCCTTTTTGCCCCCACAAAACTTTAATACTCTACTTTTGTGATAGAgaccaaaatttttaaatctaaaaacaaaataataaaccaaggaaataaaaatgaaaaagaagtgGGGGACTCTCCTGGAAGTACAGAAAATTATTGACTCGCGGTCTGGTATTAACAGCTGTACATAATGGATCAAGGGCATGGAGGGTGCGTGCCTCCTGGGTAGTAACACTAACACATAACAACATAGGCCCTCTTCTTTCTATTGTGATACTTCCACTAACTTTGATTGCTTTGCAAATGCATCCTCATATTCTACATATTTGCGTTTGGGTTCTCATGTTACttatatttgtatattaaaaTGACATCATGCCATGCAAAtcctataaattttattatattcgcCGCCTTGACATTATGTTTGCAAAAATACCCTCATCGACACTGCGAAAAGGGCAGAGGTGGCAGGCACatgtcattttttctttttagataaaAGTTATTCAACTTTAAGTTAACAAGTAGGTTTACAACTTACGATTTCCCCTTATCAGGGCAACGAGGGATGTGTAAGGGGGAAGTGGGGGGGAAAGCGGAATTTTAGCAAAAATCAAGTGGGGCAATTACGCGAATAAGTAAAGGAAGAGGAGTATGGTTGCAAATTCTACCAAAAGTGGAGAAGACAGCTGCAAAAAAGAAACCCTTTATTATATTCCCTCACTCAGCAAGCACTGAGAGAAAGTGAATTCACAGAAGTAAACGTATTTAATTTTCCCGGCCTTCGAGCAACCCCACCCTCACTTCTCCTCTCAAACCCTAAACTAACAAAATTTAGCAGATGCGATCAATCCAAAAACCCTAGATTCCTCCCCACAACGCCCAGATCCACCTCCAGCCCACTTCTGCCATGGCTTCACCTTCCCTTTCCACCTACCTCACTACCCTTTCATTGATCGTTTTCTTCTTCAGGGCATTATCTGCCGTCCCcattctctctttttccttgaACAGTTTCGGAAAAGATCCGAGTTTTGAGTCCGATTTTGCTCTGTACGGTGATGCCAAGGTCGTTAATGGCGGCTCTTCGGTCCAGCTCTCGGGCCCAGCGAGTTCAAGCGCTGGACGCTTCGTATACAAGAGACCCGTCAGGGTCGTTGAAGGAAACCCCAGAAACTCGGTTTCTTTTTCCACGTATTTCTCCTTCTCGATGTCGCCTGGAAATGGCGGCGGTTTGGCTTTTGCTGTGTTCCCAAGTGGGTTTCCTTTGAACGTGCTTAACGGTAGTTCTTTTGGGCTCTCACATGGGTTGAAGGAGACAGCAATTAGGGTTTTTGCCGTTGAATTTGACACGCCGAGGGATGCTCAACATGGTTATTCGAATGGGAACCATGTGGGGGTTGATGTAGCTAATCTCGTATCAGTTACAGTGAGCAATGTGTCCTCGATCGATTTGGTATTGAACAATGGGGAGAGATTGAATTGTTGGATCGACTACGAGGCAGGGTCGAAGCGATTAGAGgtaagattgagtaaatttggGGATATCAGGCCCGTAAGTCCCTTCATCTCTCACCCAATTGACCTGTCAGAAATGTGGAATGAGGATGAGGTGTATGTGGGGTTCAGTTCTTCAAGTGGGAACTCGTCTCAGACGTGTGTAGTCTATTCATGGAGTTTTAATACAAGGCCTGTTCCACATTGGATGCATTCACAGCCATTAGATCCGAAAACTTTGAAAGAGGACATGAGGCCTCAGACAGTTCACGAGAAGAGGGCTTGTCTTTTGAGGGTACTTGCTGCCCTTATTTTTGGCACTGGGTGTGGGGCATTAGGAGCTTTTATTGCCTTGTTCTTGTGCACCATATTTGGGAATAGGCGCCCGGTGGTGCCGGTGCCGGAGGAGTTTGTCATGCGCCCCGTGGAATTCGAGTACAAGAAGGTCAATGTAATTgtagataaatccatccaaAATGGAGGGAAGTAGACGTTTGAGGTGGGGGTTGTGTTGGAGGCTTTGTGTTGTAAATTCACggtctttttgttttgttcttgTATTCTTATGGTTGTATTGTGTGGTTGTAATTCCATTATCAATCAGCAAATGTACCTTATGTTACATATTTCCTGATGGTAAGGGGCTTTCAACAACAGCTTGCGGATGTTTTCAGATTAATTCTCAAAAAACTGATCACAGTTTTGCAATTCTCTCTACTTAGCATCTCTGTTTACAGTATTGCAATTCTCTACTTAGCATCTCTGTTTACAGCTTTGGCATTTTTAGTATGGTTTTTCCCACTGAAGCGAAAGGAAAGGACTTTTTTCCTTCAGCTTCCAAATCCCCTAATCCTTACTGAATTTGAATAGCTTGAAATTCCTACCCCCTTCTAGTTGTTATAATGGTAACCCTCCTCTCCTCTCTTTGATTGAGGTGTTCAGTACCCCTGATTCGAATTACCCAATATTTTGACAATGTTATTAACCTTGAATTGTTGTGTTCGACTGTGCTCTAAATTCCTGGTCGTTAGCATCAGAAATCATCACATATTGCAGGTTGGGAGTTTTCCCTCAGTTGGACCCAAATGGGAAATCTGCTTCTGTTCTCTTAAATCAGAGCATTGCATATCTTCTAAGAGACAAGAATTGCAAAATAGATTTGATGAGCAAGTGTCGATAATGATGGAACAATACTATGATCCACCAAGAACAAAAAAGCAATACACTATCTTCATAAATAGAAGTAGAACTAAGATAGATCCATCCCAATAGTTGACTGcttatatatcaaatataaatactACTCTTTTCTCAGCAAGCCCCTAAAGAAAAGAAGCAAAATCAAAAACATTGTTGGAATGATATGTCGTCATACAGCTAACCCAGAATAACCCATTCTCTTAACAGAGACCGGCAACTGGGAGTAAACACAGAACCGCCTAATTCAACATCACATGTCATGGagttcttcttcctcttcatccTCATAGTCTCCCTCCTCGTCGGCTGTGGCATCTTGGTACTGCTGATACTCGGCTACCAAATCATTCATGTTGCTCTCTGCTTCTGTGAACTCCATCTCGTCCATACCTTCGCCTGTGTACCAGTGCAAGAAGGCCTTCCTTCTGAACATAGCTGTGAACTGCTCGCTCACCCTGCGGAACATTTCTTGTATGGATGTTGAGTTCCCGATGAAGGTTGATGCCATCTTCAGGCCTGTAGGTGGGATATCACAGACTGTTGATTTTACATTATTTGGTATCCATTCCACAAAGTAGGAAGAATTCTTGTTCTGGACATTGAGAATCTGTTCATCAACTTCCTTGGTGCTCATCTTGCCCCTGAACATGGCGGATGCTGTCAGATACCGGCCATGTCGTGGGTCAGCTGCACACATCATGTTCTTTGAATCCCACATTTGTTGTGTCAGTTCCGGCACTGTCAGGGCTCTGTACTGCTGGGAACCACGGGAGGTGAGAGGCGCAAAACCCACCATGAAGAAGTGGAGCCGAGGGAATGGGATGAGATTTACGGCAAGTTTTCTAAGGTCAGAATTCAGCTGACCCGGGAAACGCAAACAGCAGGTCACTCCAGACATTGTTGCAGAAATCAGATGATTCAGATCGCCAACTGCccaaaataaaatcatgataaTCAGTTGACTGacaaaaaacgaaaaggaaaaagaaaaagaaaaagaaaaaacaccctATGAGATTGGGGCAAAACAGGGGTTGAAGATCATACAGCTTGGAGTGGTAAGCTTGAGGGTTCGGAAGCAAATGTCGTAAAGAGCTTCATTATCAAGAACCATACACTCATCTGCATTTTCAACCAATTGATGGACAGATAGGGTTGCGTTGTATGGTTCTACCACCGTATCAGAGACCTTGGGAGAGGGGAAAACAGAGAAAGTAAGCATCATTCGATCAGGGTATTCCTCCCTGATCTTTGAAATCAAAAGAGTACCCATGCCAGATCCAGTTCCACCTCCTAGAGAATGGCACACCTGGAAACCTGAAAAGCAAAGCAACATCAATACAAAAGCAAAATAACAGCAATACCAACACAAGCAAAAGAGAGATCCAATCACAAACCCTGCAAGCAATCACAGTTCTCTGCCTCCTTTCGAACAACATCAAGCACCGCGTCGATCAACTCCGCCCCTTCTGTATAATGCCCCTTAGCCCAGTTGTTCCCGGCACCAGATTGACCGAAAACAAAGTTATCCGGCCGGAAAATCTGACCGTACATCCCGGATCGGATGCTATCCATGGTGCCTGGCTCAAGATCCATAAGGACCGCCCTCGGCACAAACCTCCCACAACTAGCCTCGTTGTAATACACATTAATCCTCTCTAGCTGAAGCTCCGAATCCCCTTGGTACCGTCCGGTCACGTCGATGCCGTGCTCGGCGCATACCACTTCCCAGAATTTGGCACCGATCTGGTTGCCGCACTGGCCTCCTTGGATGTGCAGAATCTCTCGCATCTTCGATCGACAAAAAAAccagagagaaaaacagagaaatAATTGAGAGAAAAGGTTGTGGGGACGGAGGAATATTTATAGCAACTAGGCAACTGTGGTTTAATTTGTTTGAAATGAAAGCGGGATCGGATTGGTGTGAATGTGTGGAAATGTGCTGTAAGCTGAAGCGATAACTCATCAACGGTTGGATTCAGTCCAttacaatttcaaaattcaaattcaaaattcaaattttaagtaGCTAATTTTGAAATTCTAGATTGGTGGAATTCATATGGACGTTTCAGATTTATTCAAATGAAAAGGACAAAAAAGGAACGGCCAAATGAAAATTCAGCAGTAAGGGTTTTagggattttaaaattattagaatgaCAGCGGGCATCAGCACACCATGCTGCCATCAAGCAGTAGTTTCAATCTGGAAATTGAATTGTGCTGTAGAGGGTGGAGCCTTCAATGAAGGCATCGCATTGCAGAAACTCGTAGGGTTGCTGTTGGTCCAAAACCAATGGGACAAATGATTTTGCTGGGCAGACAAATATGTTGAATATTGCAGAAACTGCATTGTAAATTTGTTGATTATTAGCTACATAGTTTCCGTAAATAGAATACCTCACAGAGCATGTTTGAGATTTTGGTTACTTTTTTATTGCTATAAACatgatattatttaagaaacTCAATTCGATTTAATCATTTTCACCTCAATCATATTTAAGTTACTTTCACTTTTTTTAGCatttatataaaacaataattaaaaataaatatcttaaatacaaaactattgaaaaattcaaatgctggttgaaaacattttcaattatcgCAATCTTTTGTTCTGAAAAGATAtctgaattttattttacacctatactcaaaaattattttttaagaactgATTTAGAAATGGTTCCCGGCCCTTTGTTTCTGATGTTcgtgtttttgttttgtttgtctATTACAGCACCGTGCAAATGCAATGAAGTCTTATACTGTGTGGTCGGTCATATAATATATGATCATAATTTCCCAACTTCAATGAAGTCCAATATTGCACCATCATAATTTCCCGAACTTACCATTTGACCTACCTCCTACAAAACCATAAATCGAATGAACAAATCCTTCCcgaaaaagaattcaaatttagaagaaaaagcAG includes the following:
- the LOC100252911 gene encoding L-type lectin-domain containing receptor kinase VIII.2, encoding MASPSLSTYLTTLSLIVFFFRALSAVPILSFSLNSFGKDPSFESDFALYGDAKVVNGGSSVQLSGPASSSAGRFVYKRPVRVVEGNPRNSVSFSTYFSFSMSPGNGGGLAFAVFPSGFPLNVLNGSSFGLSHGLKETAIRVFAVEFDTPRDAQHGYSNGNHVGVDVANLVSVTVSNVSSIDLVLNNGERLNCWIDYEAGSKRLEVRLSKFGDIRPVSPFISHPIDLSEMWNEDEVYVGFSSSSGNSSQTCVVYSWSFNTRPVPHWMHSQPLDPKTLKEDMRPQTVHEKRACLLRVLAALIFGTGCGALGAFIALFLCTIFGNRRPVVPVPEEFVMRPVEFEYKKVNVIVDKSIQNGGK
- the LOC100258042 gene encoding tubulin beta-2 chain, whose amino-acid sequence is MREILHIQGGQCGNQIGAKFWEVVCAEHGIDVTGRYQGDSELQLERINVYYNEASCGRFVPRAVLMDLEPGTMDSIRSGMYGQIFRPDNFVFGQSGAGNNWAKGHYTEGAELIDAVLDVVRKEAENCDCLQGFQVCHSLGGGTGSGMGTLLISKIREEYPDRMMLTFSVFPSPKVSDTVVEPYNATLSVHQLVENADECMVLDNEALYDICFRTLKLTTPSFGDLNHLISATMSGVTCCLRFPGQLNSDLRKLAVNLIPFPRLHFFMVGFAPLTSRGSQQYRALTVPELTQQMWDSKNMMCAADPRHGRYLTASAMFRGKMSTKEVDEQILNVQNKNSSYFVEWIPNNVKSTVCDIPPTGLKMASTFIGNSTSIQEMFRRVSEQFTAMFRRKAFLHWYTGEGMDEMEFTEAESNMNDLVAEYQQYQDATADEEGDYEDEEEEELHDM